A single Methylobacterium sp. 17Sr1-1 DNA region contains:
- the cysW gene encoding sulfate ABC transporter permease subunit CysW — MSETTVPSIRPSNDPTARGPHAALTEPRPVRLALTLVAVAFLALFLLLPLAVVFVEALGKGVGAYFATFAEPDALAAIRLTLLVAVIAVPLNVAFGLCASWAIAKFDFRGRNLLITLIDLPFSVSPVVAGLIYVLIFGAQGLLGPFLQRHGIEIIFAVPGIVLATVFVTFPFVARELIPLMQDQGTTDEEAALTLGASPWRVFRTVTLPNVRWALLYGVLLCNARAMGEFGAVSVVSGRIRGLTNTMPLHVEILYNEYNYVAAFGIASLLALLALVTLAGKTFLEWRHADALAGRGAH, encoded by the coding sequence ATGTCTGAGACCACCGTTCCGTCGATCCGCCCGTCGAACGATCCTACCGCGCGCGGCCCGCACGCGGCACTGACCGAGCCGCGCCCGGTCCGCCTCGCCCTGACCCTGGTGGCGGTCGCCTTCCTGGCCCTGTTCCTGCTGCTGCCGCTGGCAGTCGTGTTCGTCGAGGCGCTGGGCAAGGGCGTGGGCGCCTACTTCGCCACCTTCGCCGAGCCGGACGCGCTGGCGGCGATCCGCCTGACCCTGCTCGTCGCGGTGATCGCGGTGCCGCTCAACGTGGCGTTCGGCCTGTGTGCCTCCTGGGCCATCGCCAAGTTCGATTTCCGTGGCCGTAACCTGCTCATCACCCTCATCGACCTGCCGTTCTCGGTCTCGCCGGTGGTGGCGGGGCTGATCTACGTACTGATCTTCGGGGCGCAGGGGCTGCTCGGGCCGTTCCTGCAGCGCCACGGCATCGAGATCATCTTCGCGGTGCCGGGCATCGTGCTGGCCACCGTGTTCGTCACCTTCCCGTTCGTGGCCCGCGAGCTGATCCCCTTGATGCAGGATCAGGGCACCACCGACGAGGAAGCCGCGTTGACCCTCGGGGCCAGCCCCTGGCGGGTGTTCCGGACCGTGACTTTGCCCAACGTGCGCTGGGCTCTGCTCTACGGCGTGCTGCTCTGCAACGCCCGGGCGATGGGCGAGTTCGGCGCCGTGTCGGTCGTGTCGGGTCGCATCCGGGGGCTCACCAACACCATGCCGCTGCACGTCGAGATCCTGTACAACGAGTACAACTACGTGGCGGCGTTCGGGATCGCCTCGCTGTTGGCGCTCCTGGCGCTCGTCACCCTGGCGGGCAAGACTTTCCTCGAATGGCGCCACGCGGATGCGCTGGCCGGACGCGGAGCCCACTGA
- a CDS encoding sulfate/molybdate ABC transporter ATP-binding protein, translating to MTAGFAPSTLSLRRDAQAQARPVEAASPERLRHAGTSVRVDGIVKRYGGGGPAALEGVSLAIEPGELLALLGPSGSGKTTLLRVIAGLEIPDGGRVFFGSQDTTEIAVQRRGVGFVFQHYALFRHLTVFENIAYGLRSRPRAHRPKEDEIRRRVERLLELVQLPDLAKRYPGQLSGGQRQRVALARALAVEPSVLLLDEPFGALDAQVRKDLRRWLREIHRETGQTTIFVTHDQDEALELADRIAILNRGRIEQVGAPHEVQDHPASRFVMSFVGETARLAAEVSGGEVRVAGRPVIAAEPGWPQGPVDLCLRPWDLTVGQGAGTLPGTVREWRRTGRGTVAEILLDGAEAPVEVKVTEVYEPGDRVALAVGAARVFARG from the coding sequence ATGACGGCAGGATTCGCTCCCAGCACCCTGTCCCTGCGCCGCGACGCGCAGGCCCAGGCCCGCCCGGTCGAGGCCGCTTCGCCCGAGCGCCTGCGCCACGCCGGCACCTCCGTGCGCGTCGACGGCATCGTCAAGCGCTACGGCGGCGGCGGTCCGGCGGCGCTCGAGGGCGTTAGCCTTGCGATCGAGCCGGGCGAGCTGCTCGCGCTGCTCGGCCCCTCGGGCTCGGGCAAGACGACGCTCTTGCGCGTCATCGCCGGGCTCGAGATCCCCGACGGTGGTCGGGTGTTCTTCGGCTCGCAGGACACCACCGAGATCGCCGTGCAGCGCCGCGGCGTCGGCTTCGTGTTCCAGCACTACGCCCTGTTTCGCCACCTGACGGTGTTCGAGAACATCGCCTACGGCCTGCGCTCGCGCCCCCGGGCCCACCGGCCGAAGGAGGACGAGATCCGCCGCCGGGTCGAGCGCCTGCTGGAGCTGGTGCAGCTGCCCGACCTCGCGAAGCGCTATCCGGGCCAGCTCTCGGGCGGCCAGCGCCAGCGCGTCGCGCTCGCCCGCGCGCTGGCCGTCGAGCCCTCGGTGCTGCTCCTCGACGAGCCGTTCGGGGCGCTCGACGCCCAGGTGCGCAAGGACCTGCGGCGCTGGCTGCGCGAGATCCACCGCGAGACCGGCCAGACCACGATCTTCGTCACTCACGACCAGGACGAGGCGCTGGAGCTCGCCGACCGGATCGCGATCCTCAACCGGGGCCGCATCGAGCAGGTCGGCGCGCCGCACGAGGTCCAGGACCATCCGGCTTCGCGCTTCGTGATGTCCTTCGTCGGCGAGACCGCGCGCCTGGCGGCCGAGGTCTCTGGTGGCGAGGTCCGGGTCGCCGGCCGTCCGGTGATCGCGGCGGAGCCCGGCTGGCCGCAGGGGCCGGTCGATCTCTGCCTGCGGCCCTGGGACCTCACGGTCGGGCAGGGGGCCGGCACGCTGCCCGGCACCGTGCGCGAGTGGCGCCGCACCGGGCGGGGCACCGTGGCGGAGATCCTCCTGGATGGCGCCGAAGCGCCGGTCGAGGTGAAGGTGACGGAGGTCTACGAGCCGGGGGACCGGGTGGCGCTCGCGGTCGGCGCGGCGCGGGTGTTCGCGCGGGGGTGA